A window from Flavobacterium gyeonganense encodes these proteins:
- a CDS encoding glutamate synthase subunit beta — protein MGKVTGFKEFERQDESYIEVKERVTNYNEFTIPLSEAEITTQGSRCMDCGIPFCHSGCPLGNLIPDFNHMVYQEEWQKASWILHSTNNFPEFTGRLCPAPCEKACVLGLIEEPISIENIEKNIVERAFREGWIKPQPPKVRTGKTVAVVGSGPAGLAAAQQLNRAGHTVTVFERDNAIGGLLRYGIPNFKLEKGIIDRRIAILEAEGITFKVNTNVGVNYSIEDLKAFDSIVLCGGATERRGLPTPGADADGVVQAMDFLTQQTKVVFGEKIENQVLATGKDVIVIGGGDTGSDCVGTSNRQGAKSVTNFEIMPKPPVGRSASTPWPYWPLQLKTSTSHKEGCERDWLINTKEFIKDESGKLIALKTVKVEWKMVPGQRPELLEVEGSEQVWPCDLALLALGFTGPEKTLSEQLGLEVDFRSNYKANNYQTNVPNIFTAGDMRRGQSLIVWAISEGREAARQVDIYLMGKSDLPTKEGGDLPGV, from the coding sequence ATGGGAAAAGTAACAGGTTTTAAAGAATTCGAAAGACAAGACGAATCATATATAGAAGTTAAAGAACGTGTAACGAATTATAATGAATTTACAATTCCTTTGAGTGAAGCTGAAATTACTACTCAGGGTTCTCGTTGCATGGATTGTGGTATACCTTTTTGTCACAGTGGTTGCCCTCTTGGGAATTTGATTCCCGATTTTAATCACATGGTGTACCAGGAAGAATGGCAAAAAGCCTCATGGATATTGCATTCAACCAATAACTTTCCTGAATTTACAGGACGTTTATGTCCGGCGCCATGCGAAAAAGCATGTGTGTTAGGACTGATTGAAGAGCCAATTTCTATCGAAAATATAGAGAAAAATATCGTAGAGCGTGCTTTCAGAGAAGGATGGATTAAGCCACAACCGCCAAAAGTAAGAACTGGTAAAACAGTTGCGGTGGTAGGATCAGGTCCTGCTGGTTTAGCAGCAGCTCAGCAATTAAACAGAGCAGGTCATACTGTTACTGTTTTCGAAAGAGACAATGCTATTGGAGGTTTATTACGTTACGGAATTCCAAATTTCAAATTAGAAAAAGGAATTATCGACAGACGTATCGCTATTTTAGAGGCAGAAGGAATTACCTTTAAAGTAAACACAAATGTTGGTGTAAACTATTCAATTGAAGATTTAAAAGCATTCGATTCAATCGTACTTTGCGGAGGCGCTACAGAGAGAAGAGGTTTGCCAACTCCTGGAGCTGATGCTGACGGTGTGGTTCAGGCAATGGATTTCTTAACGCAGCAGACTAAAGTAGTTTTTGGGGAAAAAATTGAAAATCAGGTATTGGCTACCGGAAAAGATGTAATCGTAATTGGTGGTGGTGATACAGGTTCTGACTGTGTTGGAACATCAAACCGTCAGGGGGCAAAATCGGTAACGAATTTTGAGATTATGCCAAAACCGCCGGTTGGCAGAAGTGCCTCAACTCCTTGGCCTTACTGGCCATTGCAGTTAAAAACATCTACTTCACATAAAGAAGGTTGTGAAAGAGACTGGCTAATCAATACGAAAGAATTTATCAAAGACGAAAGTGGTAAATTAATCGCTTTGAAAACAGTAAAAGTAGAATGGAAAATGGTTCCGGGCCAGCGTCCTGAATTACTTGAAGTAGAAGGTTCTGAACAAGTTTGGCCTTGCGACTTAGCTTTATTGGCACTTGGATTTACAGGACCTGAAAAAACGTTAAGTGAGCAACTAGGACTGGAAGTTGATTTCAGAAGCAACTATAAAGCAAATAATTATCAGACAAATGTACCTAATATATTCACAGCAGGAGATATGAGAAGAGGACAGTCATTGATTGTCTGGGCTATCTCTGAAGGAAGGGAAGCTGCTCGTCAGGTGGATATTTACTTAATGGGCAAATCTGATTTGCCTACTAAAGAAGGTGGAGATTTACCTGGAGTGTAA
- the lysA gene encoding diaminopimelate decarboxylase, with product MQAKDLLQLADQFGSPLYVYDAEKIQSQYNRLTKAFSKVEKLRVNYAMKALSNIAILQLLKNMGSGLDTVSIQEVLLGLHAGYDPDKIFFTPNGVSLEEIEEVAAMGVQINIDNLSILEQFGTKYPQIPVCIRINPHVMAGGNANISVGHIDSKFGISVHQLPHLLRIVENTKMNIVGIHMHTGSDILDIEVFLYAAEILFDTAKNFKNLEFLDFGSGFKVPYKKDDIETDIEELGKKLSKRFNAFCTEYGKDLTLIFEPGKFLVSEAGFFLAKVNVVKQTTSTVFAGIDSGFNHLIRPMFYGSSHHIENISNPKGKERFYSVVGYICETDTFANNRRIPEITEGDILAFRNAGAYCFSMSSNYNSRYKPAEVLWMNGQGILIRQAETFEDLLKNQIPLPVEATV from the coding sequence ATGCAAGCAAAAGATTTACTGCAGTTAGCAGACCAATTTGGAAGTCCATTGTATGTTTACGATGCTGAAAAAATCCAATCTCAGTACAACAGGTTAACTAAAGCTTTCTCTAAGGTGGAGAAATTAAGAGTTAATTATGCCATGAAGGCATTGTCTAACATTGCGATTCTTCAGTTATTAAAGAACATGGGGTCTGGTTTAGATACTGTATCGATTCAGGAAGTTTTATTAGGACTTCATGCTGGCTATGACCCTGACAAAATTTTCTTTACACCAAACGGCGTTTCTCTTGAAGAAATCGAAGAAGTGGCCGCAATGGGTGTACAAATTAATATTGATAATTTATCAATTTTAGAGCAATTCGGAACAAAATATCCTCAAATTCCAGTTTGTATTCGTATCAATCCACACGTAATGGCGGGTGGAAATGCTAATATTTCTGTTGGGCATATCGATAGTAAATTCGGAATCTCTGTGCACCAGTTGCCGCATTTATTGCGAATTGTAGAGAACACCAAAATGAATATCGTAGGTATTCACATGCACACGGGATCTGATATTTTAGATATCGAAGTATTCCTGTATGCTGCTGAAATCTTGTTCGACACCGCTAAAAATTTCAAAAACCTGGAGTTTTTAGATTTCGGAAGCGGATTCAAAGTGCCATACAAAAAAGACGATATCGAAACAGACATCGAAGAGCTAGGTAAAAAATTATCTAAAAGATTCAACGCTTTCTGTACAGAATACGGTAAAGATTTAACGTTGATTTTCGAACCGGGGAAATTCCTTGTGAGCGAAGCAGGTTTCTTCTTGGCAAAAGTAAACGTAGTAAAACAAACCACTTCAACAGTTTTTGCCGGAATCGACAGTGGTTTCAATCATTTAATCCGTCCAATGTTTTACGGATCTTCACACCATATCGAAAACATCTCAAACCCGAAAGGAAAAGAGCGTTTTTACTCTGTGGTAGGATATATTTGCGAAACTGATACTTTTGCAAACAACCGCAGAATCCCTGAAATTACCGAAGGTGACATTTTAGCGTTCAGAAACGCAGGAGCTTACTGCTTCTCAATGTCATCCAACTACAATTCAAGATACAAACCGGCTGAGGTTTTATGGATGAACGGTCAGGGAATCCTGATTCGCCAAGCCGAAACTTTTGAAGATTTGCTTAAAAATCAAATTCCGTTGCCAGTAGAAGCAACAGTTTAA
- a CDS encoding DUF6119 family protein: MKFNLKIFLIDKNNFLLKKKSNKEIIEFIKDNHKRGLHAQQTDLNIAKPTLNNFTENKFEFYTYCYNQPKDQKYWKLFLPDELAKNQNFEIVEFSYVLFMVYKSNIYCTVGGSGFNVIQTFMDNNFGIDLYQHFAKPEEDIILKVGTRGVASNIAQKDNTFSYDQRISESLEYSEIPKKIKVVVRKELKKGIFKKYHLDNAKAIMEIGSYFSLKKKIDFEELKSLIKDIHKIRSDKTNYTQLTLFSKIDDPQLLQDLDNGLKEKIADDVILHNSPQQLHKLREGIIEVIHPKNLDKFFESNEFKVRFKKTWSKNDKIVKEKEDLYFECTQHIFKSVENILNRSEIITKIFDLNIIGIVGKKESTFGNFYSHIVCERIHQGKKYFRVDGNWYFLDNKFLERVNQDAISIYSQNELSENLLNKWEDGWDEDTYNISHKKNNYFVLDKLLLKDNIELCDILIYQNDTLYFVHVKNGFTTQMRNLYIQVVLSAKRLNNDLFNNVGSSYFVKTLEKYNKKHNKNIDAQDLYEKILNDQIAIEFVMAYNNYSYIGNKPVDKIQLSESNIAKYSLVQTVREMRGFRRFGIKVMDISKI, from the coding sequence ATGAAATTCAATCTTAAAATCTTTCTTATCGACAAAAATAACTTCTTGTTAAAAAAGAAATCAAACAAAGAAATTATTGAATTCATAAAAGATAACCATAAGCGGGGTTTACATGCACAACAAACAGATTTGAATATTGCCAAACCAACTTTGAACAATTTTACCGAAAATAAATTTGAGTTTTACACATATTGCTATAACCAACCAAAAGACCAAAAATATTGGAAATTATTTCTTCCTGACGAGCTAGCAAAAAATCAAAACTTTGAGATAGTTGAGTTCTCTTATGTTTTATTTATGGTATATAAATCAAATATATATTGCACAGTTGGCGGAAGTGGATTTAACGTTATTCAAACATTTATGGATAATAATTTTGGGATTGATTTATACCAACACTTTGCAAAGCCAGAAGAAGATATTATTTTGAAAGTTGGCACAAGAGGAGTTGCTAGCAATATTGCTCAAAAAGACAACACATTTTCTTACGATCAAAGGATAAGTGAGTCATTAGAATATTCTGAAATTCCTAAAAAAATAAAAGTAGTTGTTAGAAAAGAATTAAAGAAAGGTATATTCAAAAAATACCATTTAGATAATGCAAAAGCTATAATGGAAATAGGGTCTTACTTCTCTTTAAAAAAGAAAATAGATTTTGAAGAGCTGAAAAGCTTAATTAAAGATATTCACAAGATTCGTTCTGATAAAACAAATTATACTCAACTCACGCTCTTTTCAAAGATTGATGATCCACAGCTATTACAAGATTTAGATAATGGTCTAAAAGAAAAAATAGCAGATGATGTAATATTGCATAACTCTCCACAACAATTGCATAAACTTCGAGAAGGAATTATTGAAGTAATACATCCAAAAAACCTGGATAAATTCTTTGAAAGTAATGAATTCAAAGTAAGATTTAAAAAGACATGGAGTAAAAATGACAAAATTGTAAAAGAAAAAGAGGATCTATATTTTGAATGCACTCAACATATATTTAAAAGCGTTGAAAATATTTTAAACAGAAGTGAGATAATAACTAAAATATTTGATTTAAATATAATAGGTATAGTGGGAAAAAAGGAATCAACATTTGGAAATTTTTATTCTCATATTGTTTGCGAAAGAATTCATCAGGGCAAAAAATATTTTAGAGTTGATGGAAATTGGTATTTTCTCGATAATAAATTTCTTGAACGTGTAAATCAAGATGCAATTTCAATATATTCACAAAATGAATTATCTGAAAACCTACTAAACAAATGGGAGGATGGATGGGATGAAGACACATACAATATAAGCCATAAAAAAAATAATTATTTTGTTTTGGATAAATTATTACTTAAGGATAATATTGAACTATGCGATATTTTAATTTATCAAAATGATACTTTGTATTTCGTGCATGTGAAAAATGGCTTTACTACGCAGATGCGAAATCTTTATATTCAAGTTGTTTTGTCTGCAAAAAGATTGAATAACGATTTATTTAATAACGTTGGAAGCAGTTATTTTGTGAAAACTTTGGAGAAGTATAACAAAAAACACAATAAAAATATTGATGCACAAGACTTATATGAGAAGATACTTAATGACCAAATAGCTATCGAATTTGTTATGGCATATAATAACTATTCATACATTGGAAACAAACCCGTTGACAAGATTCAATTAAGTGAATCTAATATTGCTAAATATTCTTTAGTGCAAACAGTACGTGAAATGCGCGGCTTTAGAAGATTTGGAATAAAAGTAATGGATATTTCAAAAATATAA
- a CDS encoding sensor histidine kinase has protein sequence MNIKTLILIIINSLIALVIALLSFSSYQQFSNVLNDRILLQLNSIKTLKQNQIEHLLKSEWERFESSELYGQNIDTSVLKLPESIKKSNGIYDFTKYHVAKKTTIGFVSNSKKGTSIKVLDYSKIKQILLERTGMGDSGESYLVGSDFRMRSQSRFYPNKTPYTILVKTKGVINAFKGINGRGVFEDYRGIEVYSVYSPIVVQNLKMVILSEIDVDEVTLPLKELRQRLVGLTLGIFLLAVMLSLFLTRFITNPIKNMQKSLRIMAEGDYNQTNEFIKNSKEIKEMFDALANLKASLQGAVKFSDDIGKMNLHTDFKPKSPNDLLGKSLLAMRDKLIEFRNNDENTRIQSKRMLVNGLEDERRRLSRELHDGVGPYLTSLKYYIENRVKNEQKKAEMKKIVDETISEIRLMSNALMPASIDDFGVGVTLTNFIESLKKSTNVTIEYEDLTQQDNSNITNHQAINLFRITQELINNTLKHADARSIRITLSEFDEFISLFYFDDGIGFDINTVKLGLGIINIKERVEICNGTIVINAAPGNTTFEIELPIEL, from the coding sequence ATGAACATCAAAACATTAATACTGATCATAATTAATAGTTTAATCGCGTTGGTAATTGCTCTGTTATCTTTTTCATCCTACCAGCAGTTTTCTAATGTTTTGAACGATCGTATTTTGCTGCAGCTAAATTCTATCAAAACACTCAAGCAAAACCAGATCGAACATTTACTAAAATCAGAATGGGAGCGATTTGAATCTTCCGAATTGTATGGGCAAAACATTGACACTAGCGTTTTAAAGCTTCCGGAAAGTATTAAAAAAAGTAACGGAATTTACGATTTTACCAAGTATCATGTTGCTAAAAAAACAACCATAGGCTTTGTCTCAAACTCTAAAAAAGGCACAAGTATTAAAGTTTTAGACTACAGTAAAATTAAACAAATTCTCCTTGAACGAACCGGAATGGGGGATAGTGGAGAATCGTATCTGGTGGGCAGCGATTTTAGAATGCGTTCGCAATCCCGTTTTTATCCCAATAAAACGCCTTACACCATATTGGTTAAAACAAAAGGTGTGATCAATGCATTTAAAGGTATAAATGGCAGGGGTGTGTTTGAGGATTACAGAGGCATTGAGGTATATAGTGTGTACAGTCCGATAGTAGTTCAGAATTTAAAAATGGTTATTCTGTCTGAAATAGATGTTGATGAGGTGACACTTCCCCTAAAGGAATTAAGGCAAAGACTTGTAGGGCTGACTCTTGGTATTTTTTTACTGGCTGTTATGCTTTCTCTTTTTTTGACAAGATTTATTACCAACCCCATTAAGAACATGCAAAAAAGTCTCCGGATTATGGCAGAAGGTGACTATAACCAGACCAATGAATTTATAAAAAATTCTAAGGAAATAAAGGAAATGTTTGATGCGCTGGCCAATTTAAAAGCCTCTTTGCAGGGTGCCGTGAAATTCTCTGATGATATTGGAAAAATGAATCTCCATACTGATTTTAAGCCTAAAAGTCCAAATGATCTGTTAGGGAAAAGCCTTTTGGCGATGAGGGATAAGCTGATAGAGTTCAGAAATAATGATGAAAATACCAGAATACAATCAAAACGAATGCTGGTAAACGGTCTGGAAGATGAAAGGCGCAGGCTTTCGCGTGAGCTCCACGATGGTGTAGGGCCTTATTTAACGTCTTTAAAATACTACATTGAAAACAGGGTTAAAAATGAACAGAAGAAAGCAGAAATGAAAAAGATAGTAGATGAAACTATTTCTGAAATCAGACTCATGTCAAATGCCTTAATGCCTGCTTCAATCGATGATTTTGGGGTTGGAGTTACTTTAACCAACTTTATCGAAAGCCTGAAAAAATCGACAAATGTGACTATTGAATATGAGGATTTAACCCAACAGGACAATTCTAATATTACCAACCATCAGGCAATTAATCTTTTTAGAATAACACAAGAGCTGATTAACAATACATTAAAACACGCTGATGCAAGAAGTATCCGGATTACACTTTCAGAATTTGATGAATTTATTTCTCTTTTTTATTTTGATGATGGAATCGGGTTTGACATAAATACTGTTAAATTAGGCTTAGGAATTATTAACATCAAAGAACGTGTAGAAATTTGCAATGGTACAATTGTAATCAATGCAGCTCCAGGAAATACAACCTTTGAAATCGAGTTACCTATAGAATTATGA
- a CDS encoding response regulator: MNEIKLIIADDHELFRNGLAELLRKHDDIKIVKSVGDGIQFMELINTNFEADIVLLDITMPNMDGFQVLKELNNTASTIKPIVISMHNDGNYIAKCAKMGAYGYLLKNTDESELILAIRSVSLGKKYFSAEISEKMINFMSTQSISEDILSNKETEVLGLISKGLTTKEIAAQLFVSSRTIETHRANILKKLEVKNTAELIKKAAKMNLI, translated from the coding sequence ATGAACGAAATCAAATTAATAATAGCAGACGATCATGAGCTTTTTCGTAACGGACTTGCTGAGCTCCTCAGAAAGCATGATGATATAAAAATTGTTAAAAGTGTTGGTGATGGTATTCAATTTATGGAACTAATCAATACTAACTTTGAAGCTGATATTGTATTGTTAGACATTACTATGCCCAATATGGACGGTTTTCAGGTTTTAAAGGAACTAAATAACACGGCTTCTACTATAAAACCTATTGTAATTTCGATGCACAATGATGGAAATTATATCGCAAAATGTGCTAAAATGGGGGCTTACGGCTACCTGTTAAAAAATACAGATGAATCTGAATTAATTCTTGCCATAAGAAGCGTTAGCCTTGGGAAAAAATATTTTAGTGCTGAAATCTCTGAAAAAATGATCAACTTTATGTCAACACAAAGCATCAGTGAAGATATTTTGTCTAATAAAGAAACCGAAGTTTTAGGGTTAATTTCTAAAGGGCTGACGACAAAAGAAATTGCGGCTCAGCTATTTGTAAGTTCACGGACCATAGAAACCCATCGTGCTAATATTTTAAAAAAGCTAGAAGTAAAAAATACTGCAGAACTTATTAAAAAAGCAGCAAAAATGAATTTAATATAA
- a CDS encoding phosphatase PAP2 family protein, protein MGHTISSDWKRTALYTAGIVGLIAVDKHTTGFLHDKIEPNIDYSLPEIKSTIPHVIGTDSYIVYPIIGLYAGSLIINNEKGQVVALNAVKSLAYSYVITQIVLKTVTSRNRPQRKINDDTPAVEPFTKNPWDFGNYDNIHFGHGGSGTSFPSFHATSYFAVAKVFQMEYDNYWIPYTFVTAVFLSDIKSHEHWVSDLLVGGLVGTIIGRSIVISSRRQRAKNDAKAFNYDPKKIRMHKQLIPQISNSMVGFHFIGTF, encoded by the coding sequence ATGGGACATACTATATCAAGTGACTGGAAAAGAACAGCGCTTTATACGGCTGGAATTGTAGGCTTAATAGCTGTTGATAAGCATACTACCGGTTTTTTGCACGATAAGATAGAGCCCAATATTGATTATAGTTTACCGGAAATTAAAAGCACAATACCTCATGTAATCGGAACCGACTCTTACATCGTTTATCCAATAATTGGTCTATATGCGGGCTCATTAATCATTAACAATGAGAAAGGACAGGTTGTTGCTCTAAATGCGGTAAAATCATTAGCTTATTCTTATGTTATTACTCAAATCGTATTAAAAACAGTCACCTCAAGAAACAGGCCTCAAAGAAAAATAAATGATGATACACCAGCCGTAGAACCATTTACAAAAAATCCGTGGGATTTTGGAAACTACGATAATATTCACTTTGGTCATGGTGGCAGCGGTACTTCATTTCCTTCTTTTCATGCGACCTCTTATTTTGCTGTTGCCAAAGTATTTCAAATGGAATATGACAACTACTGGATACCTTATACATTTGTAACTGCAGTATTTCTTTCAGACATAAAAAGCCATGAACACTGGGTTTCAGACTTATTAGTAGGTGGATTGGTAGGTACAATAATTGGACGTTCTATAGTGATTAGCAGTCGCAGGCAAAGGGCAAAAAATGACGCCAAAGCTTTTAACTATGATCCTAAGAAAATCAGAATGCATAAACAACTAATCCCTCAAATTTCAAATTCTATGGTGGGATTCCATTTTATCGGAACTTTTTAA
- a CDS encoding DUF1572 family protein: MKDTSEIANRFKEVILNGTWVANTNYKDQLENLDWKVAVASVQNLNTIAVLAQHIHYYIKGINNVFKGGTLDIKDKFSFDFAPIHSQQEWETFLNKFWADTDEFIFLAEQISNDTLDQVFVDEKYGTYKRNIECMIEHSYYHLGQIVLLKKLLIND; encoded by the coding sequence ATGAAAGACACATCAGAAATAGCAAATCGATTTAAGGAAGTTATTTTAAACGGCACCTGGGTGGCGAATACCAATTACAAAGATCAACTGGAAAACCTGGATTGGAAAGTTGCCGTTGCATCAGTTCAAAACTTAAATACAATCGCAGTTCTTGCGCAGCATATCCACTATTATATCAAAGGAATAAATAATGTTTTTAAAGGCGGAACACTGGATATAAAAGACAAATTCAGTTTTGATTTCGCTCCAATTCATTCCCAGCAAGAATGGGAAACATTTCTAAATAAATTTTGGGCTGATACTGATGAGTTTATTTTTTTGGCTGAACAAATATCGAATGACACACTGGATCAGGTATTTGTTGATGAAAAATATGGTACTTACAAAAGAAATATTGAATGTATGATTGAGCATAGCTATTACCATTTGGGGCAGATTGTATTGCTGAAAAAGCTGTTGATCAATGATTAG